The Vulpes lagopus strain Blue_001 chromosome 6, ASM1834538v1, whole genome shotgun sequence genome has a segment encoding these proteins:
- the LOC121492674 gene encoding ferritin heavy chain-like, with translation MTTASRWQLRPNYRQDSEAAVNRQISLELYATYVYLSMSYHFDHYDVALKNFAKYFLHQSHEEREHAEKLMKLQNQRGGRMFLQDIKKRARGIPGWRSGLNAMECALHLDKSVNQSRLELRRLATDKNAPHLRDFVETHYLNEQVKSIKELGGHITNLRKVGAPRM, from the exons ATGACGACCGCGTCCCGCTGGCAGCTGCGCCCCAACTACCGCCAGGACTCCGAGGCCGCCGTCAACCGCCAGATCAGCCTGGAGCTCTACGCGACCTACGTCTACTTGTCCATGTCTTACCACTTTGATCACTACGATGTGGCTTTGAAGAACtttgccaaatattttcttcaccaGTCTCACGAGGAGAGGGAACATGCTGAGAAACTGATGAAGCTACAGAACCAACGAGGCGGTCGAATGTTCCTTCAGGATATTAAGAAACGGGcccgtgggatccctgggtggcgcagcggttt GAATGCAATGGAGTGTGCGTTACACTTGGACAAGAGTGTGAATCAGTCGCGACTGGAACTGCGCAGACTGGCCACTGATAAAAATGCCCCCCACTTGCGTGACTTCGTGGAGACTCATTACCTGAACGAGCAGGTGAAATCCATCAAAGAATTGGGTGGGCACATCACCAACCTGCGCAAGGTGGGGGCCCCCCGAATGTAG